Proteins from a single region of Polyangiaceae bacterium:
- a CDS encoding serine/threonine-protein kinase: MRRKSADQPRVGERVNEFQLLRAVGRGSVSTVYTAVDTGDPDRRRVALKLLHPDLAVRAEAHSMLYDEACVLRRIDHPNVVRVVSRGTWLGIPYIALEAVDGRTYASVLNSVGHLGWQLDPGFHCLVLAQAAAGLHAAHQATEPSGSPLCVVHRDFKPSNLIVGYDGAVKVIDFSVVHARKRQSRTRVGIVKGTPSYLSPEQISRPQSVDFRADIWALGVVAWEAFAGRRLFASRVYARAVSKIMLGEIPNLAEVAPRVPNAVSDLVMRCLRRDPAARPESADEISRRLFSAADALGYTHVSHVGEELARWVDASHAEALPEGALSPADDDTTGLFIPIDVDVATA; this comes from the coding sequence ATGCGGCGAAAGAGCGCGGATCAACCCAGAGTCGGCGAGCGAGTCAACGAGTTCCAGCTGCTGCGCGCCGTTGGGCGCGGCAGCGTGTCCACGGTGTACACCGCCGTGGACACTGGCGACCCAGACCGCCGTCGGGTCGCGCTCAAGCTGCTGCACCCCGATCTTGCCGTGCGTGCCGAAGCGCACTCGATGCTCTACGACGAAGCGTGCGTGCTTCGACGCATCGATCATCCGAACGTCGTGCGGGTCGTGTCGCGTGGCACCTGGCTCGGCATTCCCTACATTGCCTTGGAGGCCGTCGACGGGCGCACCTATGCGTCGGTGCTCAATAGCGTCGGCCATTTGGGCTGGCAGCTCGACCCTGGGTTTCACTGTCTGGTGCTCGCTCAGGCGGCGGCGGGTCTTCACGCGGCCCACCAGGCTACGGAGCCTAGCGGCAGTCCGCTCTGCGTCGTCCACCGCGACTTCAAACCCAGCAATCTGATCGTGGGCTACGACGGTGCAGTGAAGGTCATCGACTTCTCCGTCGTGCACGCCCGCAAGCGTCAGAGCCGCACTCGCGTCGGTATCGTGAAAGGAACGCCTTCCTACCTTTCTCCCGAACAGATCTCGCGCCCTCAGAGCGTCGACTTTCGCGCAGATATCTGGGCCTTGGGAGTCGTGGCTTGGGAGGCCTTCGCGGGGCGGCGCTTGTTCGCTTCGAGGGTGTACGCGCGAGCCGTGAGCAAGATCATGCTTGGCGAGATCCCGAACTTGGCGGAAGTTGCCCCACGCGTGCCCAACGCCGTGTCAGACTTGGTCATGCGCTGTCTGCGGCGCGACCCTGCCGCCCGGCCCGAGTCCGCCGACGAGATCTCGCGCCGGCTGTTCTCGGCCGCGGACGCCCTGGGCTACACGCACGTGTCCCACGTCGGAGAAGAGCTTGCCCGCTGGGTCGACGCCTCCCACGCCGAGGCATTGCCCGAAGGCGCGCTCTCGCCGGCAGATGACGACACGACCGGGCTGTTCATTCCCATCGACGTGGACGTAGCGACGGCCTGA
- the tatA gene encoding twin-arginine translocase TatA/TatE family subunit translates to MGSFSAVHWLVVLAVCLLVFGPQRLGTIGQQLGKGIRDFKQGLADDDPEDPA, encoded by the coding sequence ATGGGTTCATTCAGCGCCGTCCATTGGCTCGTGGTCTTGGCCGTGTGTTTGTTGGTCTTTGGGCCACAAAGGCTGGGAACGATTGGACAACAGCTCGGCAAAGGCATTCGCGACTTCAAGCAGGGGTTGGCCGACGACGACCCTGAAGACCCTGCATAG
- a CDS encoding pyridoxal-phosphate dependent enzyme, which yields MGLGRREFMLAVLASGACNPTRRVEARRRIRAEGSRQNQVEASGLQLLAARHPGLGLPRLRLGSFPSRVDAAAELSRRLGLELWLKRDDLAHPLFGGGKLRKLELLLADALHSKRTGVITFGGAGSNQCLATALFAPRAALPTTVVLAPQPKSDTVRARLRALAASSAELRFATGVERAQTEALAREQHDPRAPYVIPAGGTGPLGNLAFAAAAFEMNQDVRLGRMPEPRWIVLAGGTLGSAVGLCLGLELLGSKTRVLAVRASSAAYSNPSRARRLFDETVQYAKRRAATFPAASLSAERLVLEGRELGRGYGHPTPSAERALRLAADTHGLRLETTYTAKALAALLHTDRVCRSGPVLLWLTQSASRPPEDEHASARIPAALREYLG from the coding sequence ATGGGACTCGGGCGTCGTGAATTCATGCTGGCCGTGCTCGCGAGCGGCGCGTGCAACCCGACACGTCGGGTCGAAGCGAGGCGAAGGATTCGCGCGGAGGGCTCGCGGCAAAACCAGGTCGAAGCCAGCGGCCTGCAGCTGCTCGCCGCTCGACACCCGGGTTTGGGTCTGCCTCGACTCCGACTCGGATCCTTTCCCTCACGCGTCGACGCCGCGGCAGAGCTCAGCCGGCGCCTCGGGCTCGAACTCTGGCTGAAGCGAGACGACCTGGCACACCCGCTCTTCGGCGGCGGCAAGCTGCGCAAGCTCGAGTTGCTGTTGGCCGACGCGCTGCACAGCAAGCGCACGGGCGTGATCACCTTCGGAGGCGCGGGCTCCAATCAGTGCCTGGCCACCGCGCTCTTCGCGCCGCGAGCGGCCCTGCCGACCACAGTCGTGCTGGCGCCGCAGCCAAAGAGCGACACGGTGCGTGCACGTTTGCGCGCGCTTGCAGCCTCCAGCGCGGAGCTTCGCTTCGCCACGGGCGTGGAGCGCGCGCAAACGGAAGCACTGGCTCGCGAGCAGCACGACCCGCGCGCGCCCTACGTCATTCCCGCGGGTGGGACGGGCCCCTTGGGCAACCTCGCGTTCGCTGCGGCGGCTTTCGAGATGAACCAAGACGTTCGTCTGGGTCGCATGCCCGAACCGCGGTGGATCGTTCTGGCCGGCGGCACCCTCGGCAGTGCGGTGGGGCTTTGTTTGGGCTTGGAACTACTTGGTTCCAAGACGCGAGTGCTCGCCGTGCGCGCCTCCAGCGCTGCCTATTCCAACCCATCCCGCGCGCGTCGCTTGTTCGACGAAACCGTGCAGTACGCGAAGCGGCGAGCAGCCACGTTCCCTGCGGCAAGCCTTTCGGCCGAGCGCTTGGTGCTCGAAGGGCGTGAGCTGGGGCGTGGCTACGGGCATCCCACTCCGTCTGCAGAACGAGCACTTCGCCTGGCGGCAGACACGCACGGCCTGCGTCTGGAAACCACCTACACGGCGAAGGCGTTGGCAGCGCTGCTCCATACCGATCGTGTATGCCGCAGCGGACCAGTGCTGCTGTGGTTGACCCAAAGTGCGAGCCGGCCGCCAGAAGACGAGCACGCCTCGGCTCGCATTCCCGCAGCGCTGCGAGAGTACCTGGGCTGA
- a CDS encoding MlaD family protein: MTRYLLAIPVLLALSCENEPRGRGYHATLDDAGGLKPGADVFVAGVQAGRVNQVQLDGTKARVEFDLRAEGVKVTTNTCVGVAWYPGKEAHLKVEPGAAQGAEIAPGGEISCVQQDSPENLKSIAAKSNQVLDAVLDGPGVISRLLKDRAMLARLERFLDSPPATPPALASGDAAPSATNVPGASGSTSPTSPKPEPRPAAPKPASAPRPAPAPKPAPKPPPSDLINPF, from the coding sequence ATGACGCGATACCTGCTCGCCATCCCTGTCCTGCTCGCTCTTTCATGCGAGAACGAACCCAGAGGTCGCGGCTATCACGCCACTCTCGACGACGCTGGCGGACTCAAACCCGGGGCCGACGTGTTCGTTGCGGGCGTGCAGGCGGGGCGGGTGAACCAGGTTCAGCTGGACGGCACCAAGGCCCGGGTCGAGTTCGATCTGCGCGCGGAGGGAGTGAAGGTCACGACCAACACTTGCGTCGGGGTGGCCTGGTACCCCGGCAAGGAAGCGCACTTGAAGGTCGAACCCGGCGCGGCGCAAGGTGCGGAGATTGCGCCGGGTGGCGAGATCAGCTGCGTTCAGCAAGATTCGCCCGAGAACCTGAAGTCCATCGCAGCCAAGTCCAACCAAGTACTGGACGCGGTGCTCGACGGTCCGGGCGTGATCTCACGACTGCTCAAAGATCGCGCGATGTTGGCGCGGCTGGAACGATTCCTCGACAGCCCGCCGGCGACTCCTCCCGCGCTCGCTAGTGGTGATGCGGCGCCAAGCGCAACAAATGTCCCAGGGGCAAGCGGCTCGACATCACCGACCTCTCCGAAACCGGAACCCCGACCTGCCGCTCCGAAACCTGCGTCGGCGCCGAGACCCGCCCCGGCACCGAAACCCGCCCCGAAGCCGCCACCTTCGGACCTGATCAATCCCTTCTGA
- a CDS encoding CARDB domain-containing protein, protein MKKSKHALRRALQVLPLVPAAIVGADVSSALPGPPKPPPPPPPPPAPPGAPTFKLPPPPPYKDINVLRIRELQLSPAMPRVGQSATLTMRVENQSPAPLPNVEWKFSGSVSKQGVIASLAPHSSQTVSHTFTVQGSEPSFTGQVDPNNRIAEPQPLRQNNTVTLKIKTTSSSTEWDGWVRKAAERTNKLVDLAKRETSVSGTINATVLRVHRLKVGSLDLVAMRQALTDVGIPADIASGMVDAFVATYTTWAAKYAATIPFAFLGFAAYPLAVVPPTPNVPFPVALGGSPDGEQALLPTTMAALLKNKMSAARRAQPGIDEALGSYAAVLSSQLHAWMAVQPVFLLGTGPVPSFAPPYVPVGPVVMGTVVPARSHLP, encoded by the coding sequence ATGAAGAAGAGCAAGCACGCCTTGAGGCGAGCACTCCAAGTGTTGCCTTTGGTGCCCGCGGCGATTGTCGGGGCTGACGTCTCCAGCGCGCTTCCGGGGCCGCCGAAGCCGCCACCCCCGCCGCCTCCTCCGCCGGCGCCACCCGGCGCGCCTACCTTCAAGCTTCCCCCACCGCCTCCCTACAAAGACATCAACGTGCTCCGCATCCGGGAGCTACAACTTTCGCCTGCCATGCCCCGCGTTGGCCAGAGCGCGACGCTCACGATGCGCGTGGAGAACCAGAGCCCCGCACCATTACCGAACGTGGAGTGGAAGTTCTCCGGAAGCGTCAGCAAACAGGGCGTGATCGCGAGCCTGGCGCCCCACAGCAGTCAGACGGTCAGCCACACGTTCACGGTACAAGGCAGCGAACCCTCGTTCACCGGTCAAGTCGATCCGAACAACAGGATCGCGGAACCGCAGCCGCTCCGCCAAAACAACACGGTGACGCTCAAGATCAAAACGACGTCATCCAGCACGGAGTGGGATGGCTGGGTGCGCAAGGCCGCGGAGCGAACCAACAAGCTCGTCGACTTGGCAAAGCGCGAGACTTCCGTTTCCGGCACAATCAACGCGACCGTGCTGCGCGTCCACCGCCTGAAAGTGGGCTCACTGGACCTCGTCGCCATGCGGCAGGCGCTCACGGATGTAGGAATTCCGGCCGACATTGCGAGCGGGATGGTCGACGCTTTCGTGGCTACCTACACGACCTGGGCCGCCAAGTACGCAGCAACGATTCCTTTCGCCTTTCTGGGTTTCGCCGCGTATCCGCTGGCGGTGGTGCCGCCCACTCCCAACGTCCCGTTCCCGGTTGCCCTGGGCGGGTCGCCCGATGGTGAACAAGCCTTGCTCCCAACCACGATGGCTGCGCTGCTCAAGAACAAGATGTCCGCCGCTCGGCGCGCTCAGCCAGGGATCGATGAGGCTCTGGGCAGCTACGCCGCCGTCCTCTCCTCGCAGCTGCATGCTTGGATGGCCGTCCAGCCCGTTTTTCTCCTCGGCACGGGCCCAGTTCCCAGTTTTGCGCCGCCCTACGTCCCCGTGGGACCCGTGGTCATGGGCACAGTCGTGCCGGCCCGGAGTCACTTGCCGTAG
- a CDS encoding penicillin-binding transpeptidase domain-containing protein: protein MRNLLWGLWGIGCASAALGCASAPKSGTPSPSASATRDAPASTKVAEAAPAASRISEERLRAMLAEHTSRPAAVVVLAGDGSGIAAVGQGGIDAADARLRPGSTVKPLLAWQAAKAGALRPGHHVECRGEFPVADKTLTCFEKHGNLSLSDAIATSCNSYFYDVAQRWGLAGVHGGFVATGLVDSDDASLSDESLRARQGPPATSLHAVWAPVIGIGHGPLHVSPTRLAKAYAKMARELGDTPVEREILAGLRAAVQSPKGTAQAASVANLDVVGKTGTAESGDAPDAPQSESLGWFVGYAPARQPDVIVAVVVQGAGPGGKSAAPLASRVFRETMQHR, encoded by the coding sequence ATGCGAAATCTGCTGTGGGGGCTGTGGGGGATCGGCTGCGCTTCGGCAGCGCTGGGCTGCGCTTCTGCGCCGAAGAGCGGAACGCCTTCGCCGTCTGCTTCCGCCACGCGGGATGCGCCGGCGTCCACGAAGGTTGCCGAGGCCGCCCCGGCTGCGTCGCGCATCTCCGAGGAACGGCTGCGCGCGATGCTCGCGGAGCACACGTCTCGTCCCGCCGCGGTGGTGGTGCTCGCGGGCGATGGCAGTGGGATCGCGGCGGTGGGCCAAGGAGGAATCGACGCCGCTGATGCGCGTCTACGCCCGGGCTCGACGGTCAAGCCTTTGCTGGCCTGGCAAGCAGCCAAAGCCGGCGCACTGAGACCCGGACATCACGTCGAATGTCGCGGCGAGTTTCCAGTAGCCGACAAGACCCTGACCTGTTTCGAAAAGCACGGCAACCTGTCCCTCTCCGATGCAATCGCCACCAGCTGCAATTCGTACTTCTACGATGTCGCGCAACGCTGGGGGCTCGCGGGAGTACATGGCGGATTCGTGGCAACCGGCTTGGTCGACAGTGACGATGCATCCCTCAGCGACGAATCGCTCCGCGCACGCCAAGGCCCGCCCGCGACGTCGCTGCACGCCGTGTGGGCGCCGGTGATCGGCATCGGCCATGGTCCTTTGCACGTCTCGCCAACGCGTCTTGCGAAGGCCTACGCGAAGATGGCGAGGGAACTCGGCGACACTCCCGTGGAGCGTGAAATCCTCGCGGGTCTGCGCGCCGCAGTGCAGTCGCCGAAGGGCACGGCACAGGCGGCAAGCGTCGCGAACCTCGACGTCGTGGGCAAGACCGGCACGGCGGAAAGCGGAGACGCTCCGGATGCACCGCAATCCGAGAGCCTTGGGTGGTTCGTTGGCTACGCACCCGCGCGGCAACCCGACGTGATCGTCGCGGTCGTGGTGCAAGGCGCGGGCCCCGGCGGAAAGTCCGCCGCGCCGCTGGCGAGTCGAGTTTTCCGAGAAACCATGCAGCACAGGTGA
- a CDS encoding serine/threonine-protein kinase: MSSGGGDSASANDGGGKRRRPPLHERSPVQVGDIVAEKYQVEALLAAGGMGIVVAARHRTLGQQVAIKFLLSEDGEARKVERFVREARASARIESQRVCRVFDVGTLPSGVPFMVMEHLTGHDMAQELKSRGPMPVSDAVDMVLQALEGLAEAHAVGIIHRDLKPSNLFLSIKPGRPKEVKILDFGISKLAPNLLEENLDEDLTGTAAMLGSPRYMSPEQVKSAKHVDARTDIWSMGVILYQLLEGRSPFSGTTMGETISKVLLHEPPSIAALRHDVPAGLAQVISRCLQRDRDQRYRNVAELALGLAPFGTPASAPSVQRITALLVEGQLATVGSPASAALPPSHPVPSAPSAHAVLQQDADASVGTVSPLTQSSLVDFRPKRSRALLAVGAVLLLAMLAVAVVALRQPAADASTVAAGAPSAQAVNAAADAPQPAVPAALPQRATTAVVAGSTHSSPPASASAPAPSASASATPRPSPKSKPRPKPSNVDDLLSESY; encoded by the coding sequence ATGAGCAGCGGCGGCGGAGACAGTGCCAGCGCGAACGATGGTGGGGGCAAGCGTAGGCGCCCTCCGCTACACGAGCGTTCGCCGGTGCAGGTTGGGGACATCGTCGCGGAGAAGTACCAAGTAGAAGCGCTGCTTGCTGCTGGAGGCATGGGCATCGTCGTCGCGGCGCGACACAGGACCCTCGGCCAACAAGTTGCGATCAAGTTCTTGTTGAGTGAGGACGGAGAGGCGCGGAAGGTGGAGCGCTTTGTGCGGGAAGCCCGTGCATCCGCACGAATCGAGTCTCAACGCGTGTGTCGCGTGTTCGACGTCGGCACGCTTCCCAGCGGCGTGCCCTTCATGGTGATGGAGCACCTGACCGGTCACGACATGGCCCAAGAGCTGAAGAGTCGCGGACCGATGCCCGTGAGCGACGCCGTGGACATGGTGCTACAGGCCCTCGAAGGCCTCGCTGAAGCGCACGCGGTGGGCATCATTCATCGCGACCTGAAACCCTCGAACCTGTTCCTCTCGATCAAGCCCGGCCGGCCGAAGGAAGTGAAGATCCTGGATTTCGGCATCTCGAAGCTGGCGCCAAACCTGTTGGAAGAGAACCTGGACGAAGATCTGACGGGAACGGCCGCCATGCTCGGCTCGCCGCGCTACATGTCTCCTGAGCAGGTCAAGAGCGCGAAGCACGTGGATGCACGCACGGACATCTGGTCGATGGGCGTCATCTTGTACCAGTTGCTCGAGGGAAGATCTCCGTTTTCCGGGACGACCATGGGAGAGACGATCAGCAAGGTGCTGCTTCACGAGCCACCGTCGATTGCCGCGCTCCGCCACGACGTGCCCGCAGGCCTGGCTCAGGTGATCTCGCGTTGCCTGCAGCGAGATCGAGATCAGCGCTATCGCAACGTTGCGGAACTGGCACTGGGGCTCGCGCCCTTCGGCACGCCGGCTAGTGCGCCCAGCGTGCAGCGAATCACGGCGCTATTGGTGGAGGGACAACTCGCGACGGTCGGTAGTCCGGCGTCGGCCGCTCTTCCGCCGAGTCATCCTGTGCCCAGCGCTCCTTCGGCACATGCCGTGCTGCAGCAGGATGCGGACGCCAGCGTGGGCACGGTGAGCCCGCTGACGCAGTCGAGCCTCGTCGACTTCCGGCCGAAGCGCTCGCGCGCGCTCCTCGCCGTCGGTGCGGTGCTCCTGTTGGCGATGCTGGCAGTTGCAGTCGTCGCACTACGGCAACCTGCGGCGGACGCATCCACTGTGGCCGCTGGCGCTCCCTCGGCCCAAGCTGTCAACGCGGCCGCAGACGCGCCGCAGCCCGCGGTTCCGGCCGCGCTCCCGCAACGGGCGACGACCGCAGTCGTGGCGGGATCCACGCACTCCTCACCACCAGCCTCAGCTTCTGCACCCGCACCTTCGGCGTCCGCGTCGGCTACCCCACGCCCCTCGCCCAAATCCAAGCCGCGGCCCAAACCGTCGAACGTGGATGACCTCCTCAGTGAGAGCTACTAG
- a CDS encoding formylglycine-generating enzyme family protein codes for MKKLVLIPLVACLGCAVIAGVEDGELRGSDAGASGSGGSAGVGASGGASGGGGLAGSSGSSGSSGSSGAPSGGAGGTGGAGGVATGGVGATPGMILIPAGQYQMGCNSGADSMCKPDEKPYHAVDISAFELDITEVTRGDYKKCIDASQCNTPSCDWDPVALADHPVTCVSWDDAKAYCTWAGKRLPTEAEWEKACRGDTGRVYPWGQSFQDNCSFANANLCSYDTKVVATHPTGASPYGVLDMSGNVAEWTADFYDAAYYATSPAKDPPGPASGGVRVHRGGSWNSAVTVFRCSARTAALPSSATDEIGFRCAK; via the coding sequence TTGAAGAAGCTGGTCCTGATCCCACTCGTCGCGTGCCTCGGCTGCGCCGTCATCGCTGGCGTGGAGGATGGCGAGCTGCGCGGTTCGGACGCGGGTGCAAGTGGCAGCGGCGGATCCGCTGGTGTTGGTGCGAGCGGTGGCGCGAGTGGTGGCGGTGGACTCGCGGGCAGTTCCGGAAGCTCGGGCAGCTCGGGTAGCTCGGGCGCACCGAGCGGAGGCGCTGGCGGAACGGGTGGGGCAGGCGGTGTCGCTACTGGTGGTGTCGGCGCGACTCCAGGGATGATCTTGATCCCTGCTGGACAGTACCAAATGGGCTGCAACTCGGGGGCAGACAGCATGTGCAAGCCCGATGAGAAGCCCTACCACGCGGTGGACATCTCGGCCTTCGAGCTGGACATCACGGAGGTCACGCGAGGCGACTACAAGAAGTGCATCGATGCTTCGCAGTGCAACACGCCGAGTTGTGATTGGGATCCCGTCGCGCTTGCGGATCATCCGGTGACGTGCGTGAGCTGGGATGACGCGAAGGCGTATTGCACGTGGGCAGGGAAGCGCCTGCCTACCGAGGCCGAGTGGGAGAAGGCTTGTCGTGGCGACACCGGACGCGTGTATCCCTGGGGCCAGTCCTTTCAGGACAACTGCTCGTTCGCCAACGCCAATCTCTGCTCCTACGACACGAAAGTGGTCGCCACTCATCCCACGGGCGCAAGTCCCTATGGCGTGTTGGACATGTCGGGCAACGTGGCCGAGTGGACGGCTGACTTCTACGACGCTGCCTACTACGCCACCAGCCCGGCGAAAGATCCACCTGGCCCAGCATCGGGCGGCGTGCGTGTGCACCGCGGCGGCAGTTGGAATAGTGCAGTCACGGTCTTTCGCTGTTCAGCGCGCACGGCGGCGCTTCCGTCGAGTGCAACCGACGAAATCGGCTTCCGCTGCGCCAAGTGA
- a CDS encoding DUF1963 domain-containing protein, whose protein sequence is MHRAHLVPWGGTGVVYFWIRRQDLERARFDRVFAMLQST, encoded by the coding sequence GTGCATCGTGCGCATCTCGTGCCCTGGGGCGGCACGGGCGTGGTGTACTTCTGGATACGGCGACAAGACCTGGAGAGGGCACGCTTCGACCGCGTGTTTGCGATGTTGCAGAGCACCTGA
- a CDS encoding SRPBCC family protein yields MDAGKDSEPDAAKNRTTVEAKSEREIVVTRTFDAPARIVFQAWTTPALFRQWWIPKSMPLALLSYEADIRTGGSYRLVFDVDGTNTMAFFGRYLEVTPHSRIVWTNDESGEDGAVTTVTLEEKGDKTLLVLHELYPSKEARDAGLASGAYDGMGETFEQLAEVLLTLGA; encoded by the coding sequence ATGGACGCAGGAAAAGACAGTGAGCCCGACGCCGCGAAGAATCGCACGACGGTAGAAGCGAAGTCCGAGCGGGAGATCGTCGTCACGCGAACCTTCGATGCCCCGGCTCGCATCGTCTTTCAGGCGTGGACCACTCCCGCGCTTTTCAGGCAGTGGTGGATTCCGAAGTCGATGCCGTTGGCCCTGCTCTCCTACGAAGCGGACATCCGCACTGGGGGCAGCTACCGGCTCGTGTTCGACGTCGACGGCACGAACACGATGGCGTTCTTCGGCAGGTACCTAGAAGTGACTCCGCACTCGCGAATCGTCTGGACGAATGACGAGAGCGGCGAGGACGGGGCCGTCACGACGGTGACCTTGGAGGAAAAGGGCGACAAGACGCTGCTCGTGTTGCACGAGCTCTATCCCTCGAAGGAAGCTCGCGACGCTGGCTTGGCTTCCGGGGCGTACGACGGGATGGGCGAGACCTTCGAGCAACTGGCCGAGGTGCTGCTCACACTGGGCGCGTGA
- a CDS encoding metalloregulator ArsR/SmtB family transcription factor: MVQYSSARLDASFAALSDPTRRGVLEQLGRGDASITDLAEKFHMTLTGMKKHVGVLERAKLVTTEKVGRVRTCSLGPRRLEKETAWIEGYRQLWASRFDALDKVVEELKRKEKVDGRRKRQ; this comes from the coding sequence ATGGTTCAGTATTCGAGTGCGCGCCTCGATGCGTCATTCGCGGCGCTCTCGGACCCGACGCGGCGTGGCGTGCTGGAGCAGCTGGGGCGTGGAGACGCTTCGATCACTGACCTTGCCGAGAAGTTCCACATGACGCTGACGGGCATGAAGAAGCACGTCGGCGTCTTGGAGCGCGCCAAGCTCGTCACCACGGAGAAGGTAGGGCGCGTGCGGACCTGCTCGCTCGGCCCGCGTCGACTGGAGAAAGAGACGGCGTGGATCGAGGGCTACCGCCAGCTCTGGGCATCACGCTTCGACGCCTTGGACAAGGTCGTCGAAGAACTGAAACGCAAGGAGAAGGTCGATGGACGCAGGAAAAGACAGTGA
- a CDS encoding inosine/guanosine kinase, translating to MRFPGRRKHKHYFPVHERDPLLHRAGLDEPDVKIHIVGIDQTLVDIDARVPDELLARYELPKGGSTLIPNERAAALYDELFGSGQISYEFAGGTVGNTLHNYSLLADDAAILLGVMSDPIRFATSGYRYLSSTSSRVSLDHLQPVDGPIGRCFALITPDGERSFAISAGKMNELRPESVPDSIFDSAAALVISAYLMRAGPGEPMPEATLRAVSLAKQRGVPVVLTLGTRFVIEERPQFWRDFISQNVDVLAMNEEEGEALTGAADPLVACERALEWADLVLCTAGPIGLYLAGYTDEDVKRQTRYPLLPGAIPEFNRYEFSRPLQRRTCEQPLKAFAHIAPYHGGPARITSANGAGDAALSALLHDISANRYHRTRVPASAKHAREFLTYSSMSQVCRYANRVSYEVLVQSSPRLTRGLPQREDGLDDEKYWAM from the coding sequence GTGCGCTTTCCGGGACGACGCAAGCACAAGCACTACTTTCCTGTGCACGAACGGGATCCGCTCTTGCACCGAGCGGGTCTCGATGAGCCGGACGTGAAGATCCACATCGTCGGCATCGATCAGACGTTGGTGGACATCGATGCGCGGGTGCCGGACGAGCTGCTCGCGCGCTACGAGTTGCCCAAGGGCGGCTCCACCCTCATCCCCAACGAGCGCGCGGCGGCGCTCTACGACGAGCTCTTTGGCAGCGGGCAGATCAGCTACGAGTTTGCCGGTGGCACCGTGGGTAACACGCTTCACAACTACTCCCTGCTCGCAGACGACGCTGCCATTCTGCTCGGTGTGATGAGCGATCCGATTCGTTTCGCGACTTCGGGCTATCGCTACCTGTCCAGCACCTCCAGTCGCGTCAGCTTGGATCATCTGCAACCCGTGGACGGACCCATCGGGCGGTGCTTTGCGTTGATCACCCCCGACGGCGAGCGCAGCTTCGCCATCAGCGCCGGCAAGATGAACGAGCTGCGGCCCGAGAGCGTGCCGGATTCGATCTTCGACAGCGCGGCGGCCCTCGTCATCTCTGCCTACCTGATGCGTGCTGGGCCAGGCGAGCCCATGCCCGAGGCGACGCTACGGGCCGTGTCGCTGGCCAAGCAGAGAGGCGTGCCCGTCGTGCTCACTCTTGGCACGCGCTTCGTCATCGAAGAGCGCCCCCAGTTCTGGCGCGATTTCATCAGTCAGAACGTCGACGTGTTGGCGATGAACGAAGAAGAAGGCGAAGCCTTGACCGGGGCTGCCGACCCTCTCGTTGCCTGCGAGCGCGCGCTGGAGTGGGCGGACCTGGTGCTGTGCACCGCCGGCCCGATTGGTTTGTATTTGGCGGGATACACCGACGAAGACGTGAAGCGGCAGACGCGCTATCCGCTCCTTCCGGGAGCGATCCCCGAGTTCAACCGCTACGAGTTCAGTCGCCCCTTGCAGCGCCGGACGTGCGAGCAGCCGTTGAAGGCGTTCGCGCATATCGCGCCCTATCACGGCGGGCCCGCGCGGATCACCAGCGCGAACGGAGCGGGAGACGCAGCGCTCTCGGCGTTGCTTCACGACATCTCGGCGAACCGCTACCACCGCACGCGCGTGCCCGCGTCGGCGAAGCACGCGCGGGAGTTCCTGACCTACTCGTCGATGAGCCAAGTCTGCCGCTACGCCAACCGCGTCAGCTACGAAGTGCTCGTCCAGTCCTCCCCGCGCCTCACCCGCGGCCTGCCACAACGCGAGGACGGCCTGGACGACGAAAAGTACTGGGCGATGTGA